The proteins below are encoded in one region of Diorhabda carinulata isolate Delta chromosome 3, icDioCari1.1, whole genome shotgun sequence:
- the LOC130891385 gene encoding dynein axonemal intermediate chain 4-like isoform X4, whose amino-acid sequence MDNSIPQYSQRLQAKKRYLGRKPILVVTRQKTLQDLAITYEGKDVTPKPLSPEIYAGGRERQISVFDIGDRDRYSDYKASESMSIQIYKSQSTVRFKHDIERQHQHSSVQIRGSIPYETSNYYFDIFMAQDSQIEVAPTESVVSDDHKLSITMKQIPTTISLILKETSTFFLLDMPSCTAIKDTDEGNMVEEDNELYDYLTVGKGKNRKVLNAETQTVPLVMKTRNTSCLRTKTLVGTAFASAWDMYDTFQDVQSETEESDESEDSDIGHRKIDEESSIDSYKLSVDEKQMSKLIKNPRFQEAVCVTERLLANNCYNEQQKIFRGLTVPDPFRENIEFNYRLDLLWTFSNADTTGKSVNSFNWNPRNKDLLAVGYGKFFFHDNITGLVLIWNIKNPVQPERKYVFKEPITALHFSNSNPVLLAVGFYNGSVKVLNISSRDITIIGENVPTFEPVWSIIWQFGRNEKRDEELVMVTFDDGRICAYSVQRKLEMSQLMRVGKADGKLKGYDAMKKCTSLTIPVSRYSAALFVRPHPLDPSIYFVGTNEGTIHKCSLNYLSQHLDLFLAHEGSVHEMKFSPFFKQISATCGDDWHTRIWAEGMAEPILSFAGLQSVQGLDWSPTHSTILVTIRAQYIEVWDLQRKVYEPQSITRLPSNARCTTVQFTETGRCLVVM is encoded by the exons ATGGATAATAGCATACCACAATATTCTCAAAGATTACAGGCAAAAAAAAGGTATCTTGGTAGAAAACCAATTTTAGTGGTAACAAGACAAAAAACACTTCAAGATCTTGCTATAACTTATGAAGGTAAAGATGTAACTCCCAAACCTTTGAGTCCAGAAATTTATGCAGGAGGCAGAGAGAGACAAATCAGCGTATTTGATATTGGAGATCGAGATCGCTACTCagattataa aGCATCAGAGAGCATGTCTATACAAATTTACAAGTCTCAATCTACTGTAAGATTCAAACATGACATTGAACGACAACATCAGCATAGTTCTGTACAAATTAGAGGAAGTATTCCTTACGAAACCAGCAACTATTACTTTGACATTTTTATGGCGCAGGATAGCCAAATCGAAGTTGCACCAACAGAATCAGTAGTCAGTGACGATCATAAACTAAGTATAACAATGAAACAAATTCCCACAACAATAAGTTTGATTTTAAAAGAGACTTCcacttttttcttattagatATGCCAAGCTGCACGGCCATTAAAGATACAGATGAAG GTAATATGGTGGAAGAAGATAATGaattatatgattatttaacggttggaaaaggaaaaaacagAAAAGTACTAAATGCAGAAACTCAGACTGTTCCTCTAGTAATGAAAACTAGAAACACTTCTTGCTTAAGAACGAAAACACTAGTTGGTACCGCTTTTGCATCTGCTTGGGACATGTACGATACTTTTCAAGACGTTCAAAGTGAAACTGAAGAGAGTGATGAGTCTGAAGACAGCGACATAGGCCATCGTAAAATTGACGAGGAATCGTCTATTGATAGTTACAAACTATCTGTTGATGAGAAACAAATGagtaaattgataaaaaatcccAGATTTCAAGAAGCTGTTTGTGTTACTGAAAGACTGTTGGCAAACAATTGTTATAATGaacaacagaaaatatttagGGGGTTGACTGTTCCTGATCCATTTAgggaaaatattgaattcaattataGATTAGATTTATTATGGACGTTCAGTAATGCCGATACTACAG GTAAATCGGTGAATTCATTCAACTGGAACCCTAGAAACAAAGATCTGTTGGCCGTAGGATAcggaaaattcttttttcacgACAACATAACCGGACTAGTTTTAATATGGAATATAAAAAATCCAGTTCAGCCCGAAAGAAAATACGTATTCAAAGAGCCAATAACCGCTTTGCATTTTTCGAATAGTAATCCAGTTCTGCTGGCTGTAGGATTTTATAACGGTTCTGTTAAGGTTTTAAACATCTCAAGTAGAGACATAACAATAATAGGAGAAAACGTTCCTACTTTTGAACCAGTTTGGAGTATTATTTGGCAATTTGGTAGAAATGAGAAGAGAGATGAAGAACTTGTTATGGTTACGTTTGATGATGGAAGAATCTGTGCATATTCTGTTCAAAGAAAATTGGAG ATGTCCCAACTTATGAGAGTGGGGAAAGCAGATGGAAAACTTAAAGGTTACGATGCAATGAAGAAATGTACTAGTCTAACAATCCCTGTGTCCAGATATTCCGCGGCTCTATTTGTTAGGCCACACCCGTTAG ATCCCAGCATCTACTTCGTTGGAACTAACGAAGGAACTATTCACAAATGTTCTTTGAATTATCTGAGTCAACATTTGGATTTATTTCTTGCCCACGAAGGTTCGGtacatgaaatgaaattttcccctttttttaaacagattAGCGCCACTTGTGGTGACGATTGGCATACAAGGATTTGGGCAGAAG gaatGGCGGAACCGATTTTATCGTTTGCCGGCTTACAAAGCGTTCAAGGTCTTGATTGGAGTCCTACACATTCCACAATATTGGTAACAATTCGTGCACAATATATAGAAGTATGGGATCTCCAAAGAAAGGTATACGAACCCCAATCAATAACGCGTTTGCCTTCGAATGCGCGATGTACTACAGTACAGTTTACTGAAACTGGAAGGTGTCTAGTT GTGATGTAG
- the LOC130891385 gene encoding dynein axonemal intermediate chain 4-like isoform X2 translates to MDNSIPQYSQRLQAKKRYLGRKPILVVTRQKTLQDLAITYEGKDVTPKPLSPEIYAGGRERQISVFDIGDRDRYSDYKASESMSIQIYKSQSTVRFKHDIERQHQHSSVQIRGSIPYETSNYYFDIFMAQDSQIEVAPTESVVSDDHKLNMPSCTAIKDTDEGNMVEEDNELYDYLTVGKGKNRKVLNAETQTVPLVMKTRNTSCLRTKTLVGTAFASAWDMYDTFQDVQSETEESDESEDSDIGHRKIDEESSIDSYKLSVDEKQMSKLIKNPRFQEAVCVTERLLANNCYNEQQKIFRGLTVPDPFRENIEFNYRLDLLWTFSNADTTGKSVNSFNWNPRNKDLLAVGYGKFFFHDNITGLVLIWNIKNPVQPERKYVFKEPITALHFSNSNPVLLAVGFYNGSVKVLNISSRDITIIGENVPTFEPVWSIIWQFGRNEKRDEELVMVTFDDGRICAYSVQRKLEMSQLMRVGKADGKLKGYDAMKKCTSLTIPVSRYSAALFVRPHPLDPSIYFVGTNEGTIHKCSLNYLSQHLDLFLAHEGSVHEMKFSPFFKQISATCGDDWHTRIWAEGMAEPILSFAGLQSVQGLDWSPTHSTILVTIRAQYIEVWDLQRKVYEPQSITRLPSNARCTTVQFTETGRCLVVGDVDGNVHVFCLEDMPFEPFFQENLLFESLSRALVTEPYLLANIKKLRRMAHDEI, encoded by the exons ATGGATAATAGCATACCACAATATTCTCAAAGATTACAGGCAAAAAAAAGGTATCTTGGTAGAAAACCAATTTTAGTGGTAACAAGACAAAAAACACTTCAAGATCTTGCTATAACTTATGAAGGTAAAGATGTAACTCCCAAACCTTTGAGTCCAGAAATTTATGCAGGAGGCAGAGAGAGACAAATCAGCGTATTTGATATTGGAGATCGAGATCGCTACTCagattataa aGCATCAGAGAGCATGTCTATACAAATTTACAAGTCTCAATCTACTGTAAGATTCAAACATGACATTGAACGACAACATCAGCATAGTTCTGTACAAATTAGAGGAAGTATTCCTTACGAAACCAGCAACTATTACTTTGACATTTTTATGGCGCAGGATAGCCAAATCGAAGTTGCACCAACAGAATCAGTAGTCAGTGACGATCATAAACTAA atATGCCAAGCTGCACGGCCATTAAAGATACAGATGAAG GTAATATGGTGGAAGAAGATAATGaattatatgattatttaacggttggaaaaggaaaaaacagAAAAGTACTAAATGCAGAAACTCAGACTGTTCCTCTAGTAATGAAAACTAGAAACACTTCTTGCTTAAGAACGAAAACACTAGTTGGTACCGCTTTTGCATCTGCTTGGGACATGTACGATACTTTTCAAGACGTTCAAAGTGAAACTGAAGAGAGTGATGAGTCTGAAGACAGCGACATAGGCCATCGTAAAATTGACGAGGAATCGTCTATTGATAGTTACAAACTATCTGTTGATGAGAAACAAATGagtaaattgataaaaaatcccAGATTTCAAGAAGCTGTTTGTGTTACTGAAAGACTGTTGGCAAACAATTGTTATAATGaacaacagaaaatatttagGGGGTTGACTGTTCCTGATCCATTTAgggaaaatattgaattcaattataGATTAGATTTATTATGGACGTTCAGTAATGCCGATACTACAG GTAAATCGGTGAATTCATTCAACTGGAACCCTAGAAACAAAGATCTGTTGGCCGTAGGATAcggaaaattcttttttcacgACAACATAACCGGACTAGTTTTAATATGGAATATAAAAAATCCAGTTCAGCCCGAAAGAAAATACGTATTCAAAGAGCCAATAACCGCTTTGCATTTTTCGAATAGTAATCCAGTTCTGCTGGCTGTAGGATTTTATAACGGTTCTGTTAAGGTTTTAAACATCTCAAGTAGAGACATAACAATAATAGGAGAAAACGTTCCTACTTTTGAACCAGTTTGGAGTATTATTTGGCAATTTGGTAGAAATGAGAAGAGAGATGAAGAACTTGTTATGGTTACGTTTGATGATGGAAGAATCTGTGCATATTCTGTTCAAAGAAAATTGGAG ATGTCCCAACTTATGAGAGTGGGGAAAGCAGATGGAAAACTTAAAGGTTACGATGCAATGAAGAAATGTACTAGTCTAACAATCCCTGTGTCCAGATATTCCGCGGCTCTATTTGTTAGGCCACACCCGTTAG ATCCCAGCATCTACTTCGTTGGAACTAACGAAGGAACTATTCACAAATGTTCTTTGAATTATCTGAGTCAACATTTGGATTTATTTCTTGCCCACGAAGGTTCGGtacatgaaatgaaattttcccctttttttaaacagattAGCGCCACTTGTGGTGACGATTGGCATACAAGGATTTGGGCAGAAG gaatGGCGGAACCGATTTTATCGTTTGCCGGCTTACAAAGCGTTCAAGGTCTTGATTGGAGTCCTACACATTCCACAATATTGGTAACAATTCGTGCACAATATATAGAAGTATGGGATCTCCAAAGAAAGGTATACGAACCCCAATCAATAACGCGTTTGCCTTCGAATGCGCGATGTACTACAGTACAGTTTACTGAAACTGGAAGGTGTCTAGTTGTAG GTGATGTAGATGGAAATGTACATGTTTTCTGTTTAGAAGATATGCCATTTGAACcgttttttcaagaaaatttactttttgaatctttatcaAGAGCCTTGGTAACGGAACCTTATTTATTAGccaatatcaaaaaattgcgAAGAATGGCTCACGATGAAATTTAA
- the LOC130891385 gene encoding dynein axonemal intermediate chain 4-like isoform X3, producing MQEAERDKSAYLILEIEIATQIISKNSLNVPLKLSKARRASESMSIQIYKSQSTVRFKHDIERQHQHSSVQIRGSIPYETSNYYFDIFMAQDSQIEVAPTESVVSDDHKLSITMKQIPTTISLILKETSTFFLLDMPSCTAIKDTDEGNMVEEDNELYDYLTVGKGKNRKVLNAETQTVPLVMKTRNTSCLRTKTLVGTAFASAWDMYDTFQDVQSETEESDESEDSDIGHRKIDEESSIDSYKLSVDEKQMSKLIKNPRFQEAVCVTERLLANNCYNEQQKIFRGLTVPDPFRENIEFNYRLDLLWTFSNADTTGKSVNSFNWNPRNKDLLAVGYGKFFFHDNITGLVLIWNIKNPVQPERKYVFKEPITALHFSNSNPVLLAVGFYNGSVKVLNISSRDITIIGENVPTFEPVWSIIWQFGRNEKRDEELVMVTFDDGRICAYSVQRKLEMSQLMRVGKADGKLKGYDAMKKCTSLTIPVSRYSAALFVRPHPLDPSIYFVGTNEGTIHKCSLNYLSQHLDLFLAHEGSVHEMKFSPFFKQISATCGDDWHTRIWAEGMAEPILSFAGLQSVQGLDWSPTHSTILVTIRAQYIEVWDLQRKVYEPQSITRLPSNARCTTVQFTETGRCLVVGDVDGNVHVFCLEDMPFEPFFQENLLFESLSRALVTEPYLLANIKKLRRMAHDEI from the exons ATGCAGGAGGCAGAGAGAGACAAATCAGCGTATTTGATATTGGAGATCGAGATCGCTACTCagattataagtaaaaattccTTAAATGTACCATTAAAACTAAGTAAAGCACGTAG aGCATCAGAGAGCATGTCTATACAAATTTACAAGTCTCAATCTACTGTAAGATTCAAACATGACATTGAACGACAACATCAGCATAGTTCTGTACAAATTAGAGGAAGTATTCCTTACGAAACCAGCAACTATTACTTTGACATTTTTATGGCGCAGGATAGCCAAATCGAAGTTGCACCAACAGAATCAGTAGTCAGTGACGATCATAAACTAAGTATAACAATGAAACAAATTCCCACAACAATAAGTTTGATTTTAAAAGAGACTTCcacttttttcttattagatATGCCAAGCTGCACGGCCATTAAAGATACAGATGAAG GTAATATGGTGGAAGAAGATAATGaattatatgattatttaacggttggaaaaggaaaaaacagAAAAGTACTAAATGCAGAAACTCAGACTGTTCCTCTAGTAATGAAAACTAGAAACACTTCTTGCTTAAGAACGAAAACACTAGTTGGTACCGCTTTTGCATCTGCTTGGGACATGTACGATACTTTTCAAGACGTTCAAAGTGAAACTGAAGAGAGTGATGAGTCTGAAGACAGCGACATAGGCCATCGTAAAATTGACGAGGAATCGTCTATTGATAGTTACAAACTATCTGTTGATGAGAAACAAATGagtaaattgataaaaaatcccAGATTTCAAGAAGCTGTTTGTGTTACTGAAAGACTGTTGGCAAACAATTGTTATAATGaacaacagaaaatatttagGGGGTTGACTGTTCCTGATCCATTTAgggaaaatattgaattcaattataGATTAGATTTATTATGGACGTTCAGTAATGCCGATACTACAG GTAAATCGGTGAATTCATTCAACTGGAACCCTAGAAACAAAGATCTGTTGGCCGTAGGATAcggaaaattcttttttcacgACAACATAACCGGACTAGTTTTAATATGGAATATAAAAAATCCAGTTCAGCCCGAAAGAAAATACGTATTCAAAGAGCCAATAACCGCTTTGCATTTTTCGAATAGTAATCCAGTTCTGCTGGCTGTAGGATTTTATAACGGTTCTGTTAAGGTTTTAAACATCTCAAGTAGAGACATAACAATAATAGGAGAAAACGTTCCTACTTTTGAACCAGTTTGGAGTATTATTTGGCAATTTGGTAGAAATGAGAAGAGAGATGAAGAACTTGTTATGGTTACGTTTGATGATGGAAGAATCTGTGCATATTCTGTTCAAAGAAAATTGGAG ATGTCCCAACTTATGAGAGTGGGGAAAGCAGATGGAAAACTTAAAGGTTACGATGCAATGAAGAAATGTACTAGTCTAACAATCCCTGTGTCCAGATATTCCGCGGCTCTATTTGTTAGGCCACACCCGTTAG ATCCCAGCATCTACTTCGTTGGAACTAACGAAGGAACTATTCACAAATGTTCTTTGAATTATCTGAGTCAACATTTGGATTTATTTCTTGCCCACGAAGGTTCGGtacatgaaatgaaattttcccctttttttaaacagattAGCGCCACTTGTGGTGACGATTGGCATACAAGGATTTGGGCAGAAG gaatGGCGGAACCGATTTTATCGTTTGCCGGCTTACAAAGCGTTCAAGGTCTTGATTGGAGTCCTACACATTCCACAATATTGGTAACAATTCGTGCACAATATATAGAAGTATGGGATCTCCAAAGAAAGGTATACGAACCCCAATCAATAACGCGTTTGCCTTCGAATGCGCGATGTACTACAGTACAGTTTACTGAAACTGGAAGGTGTCTAGTTGTAG GTGATGTAGATGGAAATGTACATGTTTTCTGTTTAGAAGATATGCCATTTGAACcgttttttcaagaaaatttactttttgaatctttatcaAGAGCCTTGGTAACGGAACCTTATTTATTAGccaatatcaaaaaattgcgAAGAATGGCTCACGATGAAATTTAA
- the LOC130891385 gene encoding dynein axonemal intermediate chain 4-like isoform X5 produces MSIQIYKSQSTVRFKHDIERQHQHSSVQIRGSIPYETSNYYFDIFMAQDSQIEVAPTESVVSDDHKLSITMKQIPTTISLILKETSTFFLLDMPSCTAIKDTDEGNMVEEDNELYDYLTVGKGKNRKVLNAETQTVPLVMKTRNTSCLRTKTLVGTAFASAWDMYDTFQDVQSETEESDESEDSDIGHRKIDEESSIDSYKLSVDEKQMSKLIKNPRFQEAVCVTERLLANNCYNEQQKIFRGLTVPDPFRENIEFNYRLDLLWTFSNADTTGKSVNSFNWNPRNKDLLAVGYGKFFFHDNITGLVLIWNIKNPVQPERKYVFKEPITALHFSNSNPVLLAVGFYNGSVKVLNISSRDITIIGENVPTFEPVWSIIWQFGRNEKRDEELVMVTFDDGRICAYSVQRKLEMSQLMRVGKADGKLKGYDAMKKCTSLTIPVSRYSAALFVRPHPLDPSIYFVGTNEGTIHKCSLNYLSQHLDLFLAHEGSVHEMKFSPFFKQISATCGDDWHTRIWAEGMAEPILSFAGLQSVQGLDWSPTHSTILVTIRAQYIEVWDLQRKVYEPQSITRLPSNARCTTVQFTETGRCLVVGDVDGNVHVFCLEDMPFEPFFQENLLFESLSRALVTEPYLLANIKKLRRMAHDEI; encoded by the exons ATGTCTATACAAATTTACAAGTCTCAATCTACTGTAAGATTCAAACATGACATTGAACGACAACATCAGCATAGTTCTGTACAAATTAGAGGAAGTATTCCTTACGAAACCAGCAACTATTACTTTGACATTTTTATGGCGCAGGATAGCCAAATCGAAGTTGCACCAACAGAATCAGTAGTCAGTGACGATCATAAACTAAGTATAACAATGAAACAAATTCCCACAACAATAAGTTTGATTTTAAAAGAGACTTCcacttttttcttattagatATGCCAAGCTGCACGGCCATTAAAGATACAGATGAAG GTAATATGGTGGAAGAAGATAATGaattatatgattatttaacggttggaaaaggaaaaaacagAAAAGTACTAAATGCAGAAACTCAGACTGTTCCTCTAGTAATGAAAACTAGAAACACTTCTTGCTTAAGAACGAAAACACTAGTTGGTACCGCTTTTGCATCTGCTTGGGACATGTACGATACTTTTCAAGACGTTCAAAGTGAAACTGAAGAGAGTGATGAGTCTGAAGACAGCGACATAGGCCATCGTAAAATTGACGAGGAATCGTCTATTGATAGTTACAAACTATCTGTTGATGAGAAACAAATGagtaaattgataaaaaatcccAGATTTCAAGAAGCTGTTTGTGTTACTGAAAGACTGTTGGCAAACAATTGTTATAATGaacaacagaaaatatttagGGGGTTGACTGTTCCTGATCCATTTAgggaaaatattgaattcaattataGATTAGATTTATTATGGACGTTCAGTAATGCCGATACTACAG GTAAATCGGTGAATTCATTCAACTGGAACCCTAGAAACAAAGATCTGTTGGCCGTAGGATAcggaaaattcttttttcacgACAACATAACCGGACTAGTTTTAATATGGAATATAAAAAATCCAGTTCAGCCCGAAAGAAAATACGTATTCAAAGAGCCAATAACCGCTTTGCATTTTTCGAATAGTAATCCAGTTCTGCTGGCTGTAGGATTTTATAACGGTTCTGTTAAGGTTTTAAACATCTCAAGTAGAGACATAACAATAATAGGAGAAAACGTTCCTACTTTTGAACCAGTTTGGAGTATTATTTGGCAATTTGGTAGAAATGAGAAGAGAGATGAAGAACTTGTTATGGTTACGTTTGATGATGGAAGAATCTGTGCATATTCTGTTCAAAGAAAATTGGAG ATGTCCCAACTTATGAGAGTGGGGAAAGCAGATGGAAAACTTAAAGGTTACGATGCAATGAAGAAATGTACTAGTCTAACAATCCCTGTGTCCAGATATTCCGCGGCTCTATTTGTTAGGCCACACCCGTTAG ATCCCAGCATCTACTTCGTTGGAACTAACGAAGGAACTATTCACAAATGTTCTTTGAATTATCTGAGTCAACATTTGGATTTATTTCTTGCCCACGAAGGTTCGGtacatgaaatgaaattttcccctttttttaaacagattAGCGCCACTTGTGGTGACGATTGGCATACAAGGATTTGGGCAGAAG gaatGGCGGAACCGATTTTATCGTTTGCCGGCTTACAAAGCGTTCAAGGTCTTGATTGGAGTCCTACACATTCCACAATATTGGTAACAATTCGTGCACAATATATAGAAGTATGGGATCTCCAAAGAAAGGTATACGAACCCCAATCAATAACGCGTTTGCCTTCGAATGCGCGATGTACTACAGTACAGTTTACTGAAACTGGAAGGTGTCTAGTTGTAG GTGATGTAGATGGAAATGTACATGTTTTCTGTTTAGAAGATATGCCATTTGAACcgttttttcaagaaaatttactttttgaatctttatcaAGAGCCTTGGTAACGGAACCTTATTTATTAGccaatatcaaaaaattgcgAAGAATGGCTCACGATGAAATTTAA
- the LOC130891385 gene encoding dynein axonemal intermediate chain 4-like isoform X1: MDNSIPQYSQRLQAKKRYLGRKPILVVTRQKTLQDLAITYEGKDVTPKPLSPEIYAGGRERQISVFDIGDRDRYSDYKASESMSIQIYKSQSTVRFKHDIERQHQHSSVQIRGSIPYETSNYYFDIFMAQDSQIEVAPTESVVSDDHKLSITMKQIPTTISLILKETSTFFLLDMPSCTAIKDTDEGNMVEEDNELYDYLTVGKGKNRKVLNAETQTVPLVMKTRNTSCLRTKTLVGTAFASAWDMYDTFQDVQSETEESDESEDSDIGHRKIDEESSIDSYKLSVDEKQMSKLIKNPRFQEAVCVTERLLANNCYNEQQKIFRGLTVPDPFRENIEFNYRLDLLWTFSNADTTGKSVNSFNWNPRNKDLLAVGYGKFFFHDNITGLVLIWNIKNPVQPERKYVFKEPITALHFSNSNPVLLAVGFYNGSVKVLNISSRDITIIGENVPTFEPVWSIIWQFGRNEKRDEELVMVTFDDGRICAYSVQRKLEMSQLMRVGKADGKLKGYDAMKKCTSLTIPVSRYSAALFVRPHPLDPSIYFVGTNEGTIHKCSLNYLSQHLDLFLAHEGSVHEMKFSPFFKQISATCGDDWHTRIWAEGMAEPILSFAGLQSVQGLDWSPTHSTILVTIRAQYIEVWDLQRKVYEPQSITRLPSNARCTTVQFTETGRCLVVGDVDGNVHVFCLEDMPFEPFFQENLLFESLSRALVTEPYLLANIKKLRRMAHDEI, encoded by the exons ATGGATAATAGCATACCACAATATTCTCAAAGATTACAGGCAAAAAAAAGGTATCTTGGTAGAAAACCAATTTTAGTGGTAACAAGACAAAAAACACTTCAAGATCTTGCTATAACTTATGAAGGTAAAGATGTAACTCCCAAACCTTTGAGTCCAGAAATTTATGCAGGAGGCAGAGAGAGACAAATCAGCGTATTTGATATTGGAGATCGAGATCGCTACTCagattataa aGCATCAGAGAGCATGTCTATACAAATTTACAAGTCTCAATCTACTGTAAGATTCAAACATGACATTGAACGACAACATCAGCATAGTTCTGTACAAATTAGAGGAAGTATTCCTTACGAAACCAGCAACTATTACTTTGACATTTTTATGGCGCAGGATAGCCAAATCGAAGTTGCACCAACAGAATCAGTAGTCAGTGACGATCATAAACTAAGTATAACAATGAAACAAATTCCCACAACAATAAGTTTGATTTTAAAAGAGACTTCcacttttttcttattagatATGCCAAGCTGCACGGCCATTAAAGATACAGATGAAG GTAATATGGTGGAAGAAGATAATGaattatatgattatttaacggttggaaaaggaaaaaacagAAAAGTACTAAATGCAGAAACTCAGACTGTTCCTCTAGTAATGAAAACTAGAAACACTTCTTGCTTAAGAACGAAAACACTAGTTGGTACCGCTTTTGCATCTGCTTGGGACATGTACGATACTTTTCAAGACGTTCAAAGTGAAACTGAAGAGAGTGATGAGTCTGAAGACAGCGACATAGGCCATCGTAAAATTGACGAGGAATCGTCTATTGATAGTTACAAACTATCTGTTGATGAGAAACAAATGagtaaattgataaaaaatcccAGATTTCAAGAAGCTGTTTGTGTTACTGAAAGACTGTTGGCAAACAATTGTTATAATGaacaacagaaaatatttagGGGGTTGACTGTTCCTGATCCATTTAgggaaaatattgaattcaattataGATTAGATTTATTATGGACGTTCAGTAATGCCGATACTACAG GTAAATCGGTGAATTCATTCAACTGGAACCCTAGAAACAAAGATCTGTTGGCCGTAGGATAcggaaaattcttttttcacgACAACATAACCGGACTAGTTTTAATATGGAATATAAAAAATCCAGTTCAGCCCGAAAGAAAATACGTATTCAAAGAGCCAATAACCGCTTTGCATTTTTCGAATAGTAATCCAGTTCTGCTGGCTGTAGGATTTTATAACGGTTCTGTTAAGGTTTTAAACATCTCAAGTAGAGACATAACAATAATAGGAGAAAACGTTCCTACTTTTGAACCAGTTTGGAGTATTATTTGGCAATTTGGTAGAAATGAGAAGAGAGATGAAGAACTTGTTATGGTTACGTTTGATGATGGAAGAATCTGTGCATATTCTGTTCAAAGAAAATTGGAG ATGTCCCAACTTATGAGAGTGGGGAAAGCAGATGGAAAACTTAAAGGTTACGATGCAATGAAGAAATGTACTAGTCTAACAATCCCTGTGTCCAGATATTCCGCGGCTCTATTTGTTAGGCCACACCCGTTAG ATCCCAGCATCTACTTCGTTGGAACTAACGAAGGAACTATTCACAAATGTTCTTTGAATTATCTGAGTCAACATTTGGATTTATTTCTTGCCCACGAAGGTTCGGtacatgaaatgaaattttcccctttttttaaacagattAGCGCCACTTGTGGTGACGATTGGCATACAAGGATTTGGGCAGAAG gaatGGCGGAACCGATTTTATCGTTTGCCGGCTTACAAAGCGTTCAAGGTCTTGATTGGAGTCCTACACATTCCACAATATTGGTAACAATTCGTGCACAATATATAGAAGTATGGGATCTCCAAAGAAAGGTATACGAACCCCAATCAATAACGCGTTTGCCTTCGAATGCGCGATGTACTACAGTACAGTTTACTGAAACTGGAAGGTGTCTAGTTGTAG GTGATGTAGATGGAAATGTACATGTTTTCTGTTTAGAAGATATGCCATTTGAACcgttttttcaagaaaatttactttttgaatctttatcaAGAGCCTTGGTAACGGAACCTTATTTATTAGccaatatcaaaaaattgcgAAGAATGGCTCACGATGAAATTTAA